The Pseudanabaena yagii GIHE-NHR1 genome segment GAAAAATTGTACTAGAAAAACTTTTGGCATAGTTTTGCATTTTTTCTAAATAAGATCTTTCTGTTACTGGCCAAATAATTAAAACACCGTATTTACGCAAAAATTGATTGAGATCTCTAAAAAAAGCTATAACTTTATTCTGATCTTCATCTTCTAAATTTTCTAAATATTCAATAACTATACATAACTTATCGTTACTAGCTTGCTCATCATGATCTTTAAAAAAACTTTCAGATTCTAAGCGGATAGTTTCTAACAACAACTTTAATTTAGGTTGGTCAGTATTTCTATCTAATGTAGTAGCATCAATTGATACAATCTTTTGAACTGGTATGTATTTTTGAAACTTTAAAGAACCTGTAAAAGTAGACTTCCCTACGCCTGATACACCATATAAGAATACTAAGTATCCAGCAGTACTAATGTCAGCAAGTATTTGAATAATTTCTTTCTCAAACTGAGTTACAGGAATAACAAAGTTAGCTAATTCAGCATTATCTCTTCCTATTTTTTTTACAATTGACTCATATGTTTCAGGCAAGAATAATACTGAATCTTCGATAATTTCAAGATTATTTTTATCTGCTTGAGTATTTAAAAGCGAATTCGTAAGACTCGATTGAGATAAATCATCTTTACTTCTCTCAATTAGAGTGCTATTTCCCTCAGTCGCTATGTCAAATAGAGAGAGTTGGTTTTTGTCTTCACCTTTTTTGGAACTTTTATTAGCCACAAGTAAACCTCTCTCAATTATTAGGATTTACAAATTTATAGTTATACTAACACTCTTATTAAGTTTTGTATTAGCGATTTGATTGTCCGCCATCATTTTGTTTTTATAAGAAAGTTGGAGATTGCTAGTTACTGATATTTGCTTGTGATCACTTTATTCCGAGGAGATAAACGGGTGATCGCTGGTTGTTGATATTGATTAGGTTTGATCGCTTTGTGGTGGGGAGATGAAGGGGTGATCGTAGGTTAGAATACTCAGCACATTAGTCAAAATCTGATTTCCATGCCAACGAGCGCCTCTGAAATACAAGAACAAGCCAAAAGTATCTTAGATGCGATCGCTTTTACTCTTTTTGAAGAATGCCAACCATTAAATCGTGATTTTAGTAATATTCCTGATCGTCCTGGTATTTATGCAATCAGACATAAATATGAAGGATTGCTTTACATCGGTAAAACTAAAAGTTTAAGGAGTCGGTTTAAAGGTGGGCATAAAGCCTTTCTGTGGGCATGGCTTGATAAATACAACGATAAAGATGTGCGTATTGCTGTACAAATAATCCCATACTCAAGAAATCCTGCGTTACTATTGGAGCTAGAGGCAATTATTCTTCGAGCTACTGAGCCTCCATACAACGTCCAAATCCCAATGGAATAGTAAATTTATGCAAGTAGAAATGTTAGAGCAAATCTCTTCCAAAGATGCAGAAGCTATTTTAAAACTTCTTCCTGAGAGAATTAGGATAGCAATTATTGCTCGTGCTAAAGAAATAGATTATCCAATTGAAGCAACCCTTGAAATGGCGATCGCTAGTTTTTTGGATACAGAAGCAATAAGTTTTACAGACTGCAAACCAAATCGTGGATATTAAAAGAGAAACATAGGCGATCGCAGTTTGTTGATATTGATTAGTGGCGATTGCATTCTATGGAATGCGGCGTGACACTTCCTTGGAGTAATTTTCCCAAGCCTGTTTTACAAAATTGTAAAACTCTGTTAGAAATCTCTCGGTAGAAAATTGCATCGCATTATCTCTACATACTTTTGGCTCAATCAGATGTTGATATTTCTCAAATTTGAGAACTGCCTCACAAATGCTATCCACGGACTGCTCTGCAAAAAATACACCCGTAGGGCGATCGCCTTCCAAACCAATTACAGACTCCGTTACACCGCCGCGACTAAAGGCAATAACTGGTGTGCCACAGGCTTGAGCTTCTACAGGAGTAATCCCAAAATCCTCCTCTGAAGCAAAAACAAAAGCTTTCGCATTTTGCATATATGCTTTTAATTCTGCGGGTTCACGATAACCGAGGAACTGAACATTTTTACCTGCTTTAGCACGAATTTTAGGCATTTGTTCACCATCACCAATCACGATCAATTGGCGATCGCTCATCTGTGAAAAAGCTTCTACAATTAAATCAACTCTTTTGTAGGGAACTAATCTTGAAGCTGTGAGATAGAAATCTTGCTTCTGTTCACACAAGACATAATTTTGGAGATCAACGGGGGGATAAATCACCTGTGCATCGCGCCGATAGACCTTCTGAATCCGCCGAGCGATGAATTGAGAATTGGCGACAAAGCGATCCACACCGTTAGCAGTGCGAGTGTCCCAGAGTCTAATTTGATGCAAAATCCATCGAGCAATCCAGCTTTTAATTCCCTTTTCTAAATTTGATTCTCGTAGATATTGATGTTGCAAGTCCCATGCATAGCGAATCGGTGAATGCACATAGGAAATATGTAATTGATGGGGAGAAGTTAGCACCCCTTTGGCAACAGCATGGGAACTGGAAATAATTAAATCGTATGCCGATAGATCGAGCTGCTCGATCGCTAAGGGCATCAACGGCAAATATTGCCGAAATTTAGTTTTTGCAAAGGGTAATTTTTGGATAAAGGTAGTCGTAACTTGTTTATGTTGAATATATCCCCGTTGCGAATCCTCTAGAAAATCGACTACTGCAAATAAATCGGCATGGGGGAACAAATTTAAAATTTGCTCAACAACCCGTTCTGACCCCGAATAATTAACAAACCATTCATGAACGATCGCAATTCGTAAACTTTCTAATTTTGACATACAGCATTGAACAGAGTTGCTAGAACCAAAATTTATAAGAGATGTCTAGCATCACGCAAACAGCATTAGAAATTTTGGAATATATTTACAATAGCAATTTTGCAACTGTGTACCCTATGAAGTTTCACTATGCCTCTTCGACCTTAGCAGCCTTTGGTATGGCGATCGCTAGCGTTACAAGTATTTCTGCCGTAGCATTCACACCCTTGATCACCAGTCCAGCGATCGCTCAAGAAACAGGTGAACCCGTCACCACCACATCAACGCCTCAAGCGATCGCCTTATCCAAATATCTCAAAAAAATTGGAGCAAAGGTATATACAGCCTATTGGTGTCCCCACTGCCATAATCAGAAAGAACGCTTTGGGAAGGAAGCCGTAAAGAATCTACAGGTGATTGAATGCGATCGACGTGGTGTTAATCCGCAAACCCAACTTTGTATCGACAAAAAAATTCGCGGATTTCCCACATGGGAGATTAATGGTAGGTTTTATGAAGGCGATCGAACGTTAGAAAATTTAGCAAATTTATCAAGATATCGTAATGGTATTTAGACGATAAGCACTAATATGTTCAAGATAAATCTATAAATTTGTGTGGTTTAGACTTTAGTCTAGAGTAATTACCGTCTAACTAAAAATAGCAATTTTCTGCATAAACATTGTATATAGGTTAAGAAGGCATTTCATCAGCCTTTAATTTTGCTCGTTTGTTTTTTTGATTACCGCGAACCTTGCAGGCTAATATGTCTACTCTTGTCATTGTCGAATCGCCCACTAAGGCACGCACCATTCGTAACTTTTTGCCCTCAGAGTACCGAGTTGAGGCATCAATGGGTCATGTGCGCGATTTGCCACAGTCAGCCAGTGACATCCCTGCGGAGTTAAAATCCTCTGAGTGGGCAAAACTAGGCGTAAATGTTGATGCTGACTTTGAGCCACTGTATATCGTGCCTGACGATAAGAAAAAGATCGTCCGTGAACTTAAAGCTGCTCTCAAAGGCGCAAAAGAATTAATCCTTGCGACTGACGAAGACCGCGAAGGTGAAAGTATTTCTTGGCACTTGTTGCAAATCCTGCAACCCAAAGTACCGATCAAGCGCATGGTTTTCCATGAGATCACCTCTGAGGCAATCAAAGGGGCTTTAAAAAATTGTCGCCAGATCGACGATCGCCTTGTCCATGCCCAAGAAACCCGCCGCATTCTCGATCGCCTTGTCGGTTATACCCTCTCGCCTTTGCTCTGGAAAAAAATTGCTTGGGGGCTATCCGCAGGAAGGGTGCAGTCGGTGGCTGTCCGTCTCATTGTGAACCGTGAACGGGAGCGCCGTGCCTTTAAATCAGGTAGCTATTGGGATTTGAAGGCAAATCTCTATGCACCTAAGCAAGAATTTCCTGTGCAGCTAGTCTCCGTTGGTGGGACGAATGTAGCTACTGGTAAAGACTTTGATGAGGCAACAGGGAAAATTGCCAATGGGCGTAAGGTTTTATTGCTTGATGAATCAGGGGCGATTGCACTCAAGGAGAGACTTAATGGCAAAGTCTGGTCAGTTAGTAATCTCGAAGAACGTCCCACCACCCGTAAGCCCTCACCCCCCTTCACCACCTCGACCATGCAGCAGGAGGCAAACCGTAAATTGCGCCTGTCGGCAAGGGATTCGATGCGGGTAGCTCAAGCTTTGTATGAGCAGGGCTACATCACCTATATGCGGACTGACTCCGTGCATTTGTCGCAACAGGCGATCGCGGCGGCGCGTCAGTGCGTGACCAAGATGTATGGCAACAACTTCCTCAGCAAAGAACCTCGCCAGTATGTCACCAAATCTAAGGGCGCACAGGAAGCCCACGAAGCGATCCGCCCTGCGGGAGAAACTTTCCGCACACCCCAAGAGACAGGTTTGTCTGGTCGTGAGTTGGCACTTTATGACCTGATCTGGAAGCGCACCGTTGCCTCACAGATGGCAGATGCCCAGTTAACCATGCTCAGCGTCCAGTTAACCGTTGAGGATGCCATCTTCCGAGCTTCGGGCAAGCGGATTGATTTCGCAGGATTTTTCCGCGCCTACGTCGAAGGCTCCGACGATCCCGATGCGGCTTTAGAAGAAAAGGAAATCACCTTGCCACCGCTCAAAATGGGCGATCATCCTGTCTGTCGGGAATTAAATACGGTCGGACATGAAACCCAACCACCAGCGAGATATACCGAAGCTGCCCTTGTGAAAATGTTGGAAAGTGAAGGCATCGGTCGTCCTAGCACCTATGCCAGCATTATCGGCACGATCTGCGATCGCGGTTATGTGCAACTGGTCAATAATGCTCTCATTCCCAGCTTTACCGCCTTTGCTGTCACCAGTTTGCTAGAGGAGCATTTCCCCAATCTCGTTGATCCCAGCTTTACCTCCAAAATGGAGCAGACCCTTGATGATATTTCTACAGGCAGTGTGGAATGGTTGCCCTATCTCAAGAAATTCTATTCGGGTGAGCAAGGGCTAAGTGGACAGGTCAAGTCTCGCGATAGTCTCATCGATGGTGAAGCCGCAAGGACAGTCCATCTCGAAGGTTTAGACGATGATGTCAAGGTGAAGATTGGTAAATTTGGAGCCTATATCCAAGTGGGAGAAGGCGATCGCACCGTCAATTCCTCCATCCCTCAAAACTTGACTCCTTCCGATCTCGTCCCTGACAAAATCGAAATGCTGCTCAAGCAAAAACTAGAAGGTCCTGATCAAGTTGGTATCCATCCAGAGACCAATGAGCCAATCTTTATGATGGTCGGTCAGTATGGACCTTACGTGCAGTTAGGACAAGCTACAGACGCAGTTCCCAAACCAAAACGAGCTTCTTTGCCCAAGGGAATGCAGCCTGAACAGGTGACTCTCGATGTTGCCGTGAAGTTGCTTGCTTTGCCACGTACTTTAGGGGCACATCCTGATACTGGCAATCGCGTGTTTGTAAATACAGGGCGCTTTGGTCCCTATGTTTGCCATGCCAAGGGCAATGTCGATAAGGATGATAACCGATCGCTCAAATCCACTGACGATCCCTACACAATCACCTTTGAACGCGCCTTAGAACTCCTTGCTCAGCCCAAGACCCTACGCGGTGCATCTGCTGCCAAAGTTTTAAAATCCCTTGGCAAACACCCCGATGACGATGATGCGATCGAAATTCTTGATGGTAAATATGGCGCGTATGTGAAGCATGGCAAGATAAATGTATCGCTGACCAAGGAGCAATCCGTCGATACGCTTACCCTAGATGAAGCGCTGTCTATGTTAGCTACTAAATCGAAGTCGAGCAAAAGTACTAGCAAGCGCACTAAAACAGTTGCCAGCGAAACCAAGAAAGCTACAACAAAAAAGACCACAACCAAATCTACAGCCAAGGCAACCACAACAAAAACTGCTACAAAAACCACGAAGAAAAACACAACCAAAAAGACAGCAGCAACTAAGTAGGATAAAAGCCATAAAAAAACACGCGAAGCGTGTTTTTTTAACGTCAGTTCGGGTTAAGCTGGCAAATTTTAAAAGCCCAAAAGTAAAAGCCTTGCTACGCAAGGCTTTTACTTTTGGGCTTTGAGAGAGGGTTTGCTACGCAAACCCTCTCTCAAAGCCAATTTCAAATTATCCCGAACTCGCGTTTTTTTATGGCTTTAGGATCTAAAAACAGCACAAATGTCTGACGACCAATCTAGGCATTAACTGCAATAATCTTATTAAAAATTGCAAACTTTATGAGTGCTGGCAAATTCCCCATCCCAAAGTTTCGACTCCGTACAACTATAGTAATTCCCTTTGTATTAGAAATTATTGTAGCCGTTGGCATAGTCGGGTATTTGTCATTTAGGAATGGGCAACAAGCAATCAACACTCTAGCGGATAAGTTAAATGGAGAAATTAGCGCTCGTATCGAACAACATGTAATTGACTATCTCAATCAATCTCAAGACACTCTATGGTTGAGCAATGCCAATATCTTAAGTGGAAACTTAAATCTTAAGGACTTTGATGGACTGCGGCGTTACTTTTGGCAAATCGTCCATAAAGGAAATTTTGAGGGATATTTAGCCTATGGTAACGAGCAAGGGGAATTTGTCGGAGTTGAATATCAAGATGATGGAACTTCTCAACTCAAAATCGTCACTAGTGCAACTATCCCCAAGCGTGAAACCTACTTATTAGATGCTCAAGGCGAACGCCAACAACTCCTGCAAACCGCTAAGTATGACCCACGTACACGTCCTTGGTACAAAGCGGCAAAACAACTTGGCAAAACAACTTGGAGTGAGATCTATCCGTTTTTTTCTAGCAAAAATACAGTGTTAGGCATCTCTCCCGTCTCTCCTATTTTTGATAGCCAAAACAATTTAATCGGTGTTCTATCCATCAATGTGCGCCTGACTCGAATTACAGACTTTATCAATCATTTGAGTATCAGTACTAATGGTCAAAGTTTTATCATCGAGCGATCGGGCAATTTAGTCGCTAGTTCAACTATTCCTCAACCATTTAGAGTCATTGGCGAAGGGGACAACCGCACAGTAGAAAGAATTGCAGCAGCTCAGAGCGATAATCCGATTGTCAAGGCAACAACGCAACATCTACTCAAACAATTTAATGATTTTAAATCAATTCAAAATGGGCAGAATCTAAAATTCCAAACCAGTGATGGTTCTTGGTATTATGCCCAAGTTCTACCCATGAAAGATGGTCGCGGTATTGATTGGCTCACTGTCGTTGTCGTCCCTGAAAACGACTTCATGGATCAGATCAATCAAAATAATCGCAACACGATAGTCTTATGTTTGATAGCTCTGAGTATTGCCGTTGTACTAGGCATTCGCACTGCCTATTGGATTTCTCGCCCTTTATTACAACTTGCCCAAGTCTCGGAACAAATTGCTCAAGGTAATCTAGACCAGCAGGTAAATACTAGTTCCATTGTCGAAATTGACACTTTAGGTCATTCTTTCAATCACATGACTGCTCAATTAAAGTCATCATTTGCAGCTCTATACCAGAGTCAAGAATCTCTCCGCATTGCGAATGAAGAATTAGAAGAAAGAGTTGAACTACGTACAGCAGAGCTAAGACAAGAAAAGGAACGTTCTGAAAAACTATTACTCAATGTTTTACCCGCTTCGATCGCTGATCGCCTGAAACAAACAAACGAATCACCCGCTGAGTACTTTGAGAATGCCACCATTCTGTTTGCAGATATTGTCGGATTTACGAGTCTATCGTCACGCATGGAACCAATGGAGCTAGTTACGGGACTCAATCAGATTTTTTCGGCTTTTGATAAGTTAACCGAGAAGTATGGTCTAGAAAAAATCAAAACCATCGGTGATGCCTATATGGTTGTGGGCGGTTTACCGATTGCTCGTCCCGATCATGCACAGGCGATCGCCAATATGGCTCTAGATATGCAAGCCTATATGCGAAATTCCCACAGCATTTTAAGCGAATCAATAGAGTTGCGTATAGGCATTAACACAGGTTCCGTTATTGCTGGTGTAATTGGCATTAAGAAATTTATTTATGACCTATGGGGTGATGCGGTTAACATTGCTTCACGCATGGAATCTCATGGTCAAGCGGGTTATATACAGGTGACAAGCTCTACTTATGAGTGTCTGAAACAAGATTATGTACTAGAGGCAAGGGGAAATATTGAGGTGAAAGGACGTGGCGAAATGATGACCTATTGGTTATTGAGCAAACGATAAAATATTTAAGGTCAAGTAAAAGTTTGTTTCTCCACTTCAGTGGAGAAACAAACTTTTACTTGACCTTGAGATAGGGCTAATTTGACGATGTTTGCAGAAATTGACCGATTTTCATAGCGGCTTTCCTTAATATTTCAGGCGGATATACTAGCGCAAACCTGACATATCCTTCACCATGCTTGCCAAAACCTGCTCCTGGGGAGAGAGCAATTCCTGTCTCCGCAATTAAATCTAGACAAAATTTGACAGAATCATGGGCATAAACTTCAGGTAATTTTGCCCAAAGATACATCGTTGAAGCAGGGCGTGGAATCTGCCAACCAATTGCTTGCAGAGCATCAATCATCACATCACGTCGAGTCTTAAACGTGTCAACTACATGGTCAATGGAGGTGCGATCGCCTGATAAAGCTTTAATTGCCCCGCGCATAATGCCTTGATATTGATTGAAATCTACTACAGCTTTAATCTGCCGCAAAGCTCTAATTAATTCGCGATTACCAACGGCAAAACCAACGCGAAAACCGCCCATATTATAGGATTTAGACATGGTAAAAAATTCAATGCTGACTTGGCGATCGCGATCAGCTTGTAGGAGCGAAGGCTGAATTGAGCCATCAAAGACTAGATCGACATAGGGAAAGTCATGCACTAATGCAAGATTATGATGTTGACAAAATTCCACCGCAGATTGGAAAAATTCTAAGGAAGCAGTTGCAGTGGTAGGGTTGTGAGGATAGCTCAACACCATCATTTTTGATTGGGCTAATACTGCGGATGGAATATCAGCAAATACTGGCAAAAAGTTATTCTCAGCAAGTAAGGGCATTCCATAAACTTGACCACTTGCCATGTGAATCCCGCCATAGTGGGAGGGATAGCCGGGGTCTTGCAAGAGGGCAAAATCATTGGGGTTTAGTAAGGCTAAGGGTAAATGGGCTGTCCCTTCCTGTGAGCCAATGAGCGGTAATACTTCCGTTTCAGGATCGACAATTACTCCAAATCGTTGTTTGATCCATTTTGCTGCGGCTTCTCGAAAGTCTAATGTACTCCCAAACAGAGAGTAGCCATGAGTACTAGTATCATTCAATGCTTCAGCGATCGCCTCTAAAATAAATTTATCAGTGGGCAAGTCCGATGAACCCAACGATAGATCAATTACTTGTTTACCTGATGCTTTGACCCGACTTTTGGCGTTGTCCATATCGGCAAACACATTGGACTGGAGAGGCTGAAGGCGATCGGCAAATTGCATAAGACAAGAAAAATCAAGATATAACCAATTTTACGTCAACTCCCTCATTCTGGGGGCTATGGCTATTTTCAAATGAGTGTGTACTCATTTGAAAACCAAAAACAATCATCATAAAGATATTGCAGTTGTAATTTTGCCGTAGGCAAAATTACAACTGCAATAAAGGCACACACCACACTTTCTAGATGATTGCGATAACATAGAGGCAGTTGTCGAAATTTTCTGGAGAAAAAGCTATGGTTTGCTGTAACCCCAAATCTAAACTTGCTAAAGCTGTCAAATTACACCGCAATTTTCATTTCAAAACTGGACTGTTGCTTGATCAAGGTGTCCGTATCTTTGGTGTGCATAAATTTCCACTGACCAAACCCTTATACAAAGCTGCTAAAGTTGCAGGTTATACCAATGTTGCTCTCGCCAGTATTGCACTTGTTTTGCTAGAAGACTAAGATGGCACTTAGCACAATTCGTATATAGGAAAATTTCGTATGATTACATTGACCGATGCCGCGATCGCTCGCGTGAGAAATCTGCAAAACCAAAGGGCAACTTCAGCACCGTTGCGCCTAGGGATTAAGCAAGGTGGTTGTTCTGGGTTGTCTTACTTGATGGACTTCGCGGAACAATTAGAAACTGATGATAACGAGTATGAATACAACGGTGTCAAAATTGTCATCAACAATAGCAATTTGCCTCAGTTGCAAGGTTTAGAACTCGACTATACCGAAGACCTTTTAGGTGGCGGTTTCCGTTTCCGCAATCCTAATGCTAGCAAGTCTTGCAGTTGTGGAACTTCCTTCGCCACTCCCAAAGAACTTGGAGCACCTGTAGCTTGTAGCTAATCCCCCTCAAAAAAAGAAGCCTCGCATTGCGAGGCTTCTTTTTTAAGTAATTTGTTGAATATTTTCTTCCCAATGCTTGCCATCAAAAGGCACGATTTCAAAGAGAGACATTGCATCGCCATCTAGACAGCGCACATTTACATCATAATCAATGGGATGCGATCGCGGACGATAAAAGGGATGAATACCACAGGTTTTGCAGAAATGATGCTTCGCAATTCCTGTGTTAAAGGTGTAAGTCGATAAGTGATCTTCGCCCTGCAATAGCTCAAAGTCTTCTGGTGGCACAATCAAATGCAAAATACCTTTCTTTTGACAAATTGAACAATTGCAATCAAGAGCTTCGTACTTTCTCACGCTCACCCGAAAGCGTATTTTGCCACAGTGACAGCCGCCTAAAATCTTAGGGCTTGCGGTTGTATTAGTTAATAGGGACATAATAACTCTGCAATTTAATAAGGACGCAATTTTCGATAGCAAAGCTTCGCCTTGCTATCAAAAATCTTATTTTACGAAAAAAAACAAAGCTGTAGCGCACGCGGAGCGTGCGCTACAGCTTTGTTTTTTTTCACCTTGCTACCTACTGCTTCAATAAGTTAGGAGGTACGTTGATTTTGCCTGAATTGTAGTCCTCCCATACTTTAAAAATTAACCTAGCCCTCTTTTCACCCGTTTCTTCATAGGCTTGGATTTGTGACCTCAATAACTTTTTCATCAATGGACGCTTGGCTAAATCCAACAATTCCATTAGTTCCATTGCCGAAAAGTTAGCTTCTAAACGGTCAACATACTGAGATTCCACATACTTCCACCCAGCAGCCTTGGCAAGCATCTGTTGTAACCATTCACTAAACTTAGTTCTAGTTCCTGTTCCGTAAGCAAGATCAACACTGTTCCAGAAAGACAAGTCATACTGCTTGCCGATACCTAATTCAACTAGGAGTTCTCTTGCTAATTGTTTTTTTGATTTGATGGGGACAGTCGTAGATGTGGGTGCTTGTTGACTATTTTCAGCATTGGCGATCGCTGGTGTTGATATGTAGATAGCCGAGGAAAAAATAGCTAACAAAAATAGGTGCGAGAACTCAGAGAGTGAAAATTTAGATTTTTTTATATTCATCTCAATTGAAACTAGGAAATTTGTGCAATCACATACTATTTTGAGTTGCGCGATGATGAGAATAGCGATTATGGGAATATTTAGTACAAGGTAATGCCAATTCATAAAAATGTTGTCACACTTTTGTGAATTAAAACCCAAACCCAGTAAGTTTTTCAAAACTAAAAATAGCGTAGCCATTTTTAGTTTTGAAAAAACCGAGTTTATGAAAATCACCTAAGTACAGGACAAAAATTTAATGGAGTTAAAGAAGGCTTGAGAATTGAGATGTAAGTCAAAGATGATGTGACGAAGGAAATCAAAACCAAGGCGAAAAATGCTTTTAGGAAGACGACCGTGTTTTTTAGGCTTGAGGGGATTTAGTTGAGCCAACCAAAGCCCAGAAGAAAAAGCCCAACATAAAGCCAGAGTAAGCAAAGCAATTAGTTTGGAAAGACGTTCAGGATCTTGAAGATGAGTGGACTCCAAACAAAAGCCACGGGTTTTAAAGCACCCGAATAAAGTCTCAATAGCCCAACGCTTAGCATAGTCAGCAATAGCCGTATCAGGGTCATGAGTCGTCGCGACAATTAATAAATCGCCATCATCAAGACGCATAGCGGCTATACGAAGCCAATGGTTCCAAACCTTTCTGGGCTTGGACAATACTTTGGACTGACCAACTTGGAGGTCTTGAAAACAAATGTCGGCACGCAGTTTTTTCTGCCCGTCATTGAGCAAAGTATTTTTACGGCGGATACGAAAACGGTTACATGGTTCACACAACAAGTAATCTAACCAATCCTCACCGACAAACTCTCGGTCTGCACTCAAAAAGTCGATTTTGCGGTCTCCAAATATTTCCAGAAATCGATTACACAATTCACAGCGCTCACGGGTGTTTGAGTTACCTTTTTTGTCCAGCATCATCCATACCAACGGGAATGCAATACCGTAATGCACTATTCCCAATGTCAGCACATTAAACACGGTTTTACCGAATTCCCAATCGGTGCGGTCGATAGAAATTACCCAAGGTTCGGGGATTTGCATGACTTTGACGACCATGAGTGCGATCTTTTCATAGTCCACTTCAAAGTCTCGAAAAAATCTCTGTAACCTCTTATAGTGTGATTCGACTTTGGCATAACCACTAAATCCTGTGGCAATTTCAGCTAGGTTTACTGTCTTTACTCGCATTAGCGCGATCAAGAACATGGACACAAAGGCTAGTCTTGCTCTATTCCATTGCAGATGTTGCTGCAACTTTTCTCGGAATAGGTTAATCTCTTTCATAGGGGTTTTATTTACGATGTGGTTATCTTTTATAAAACCCCTCCCTGCCTACTTTTGCAACTTTTTGTCCTGTAC includes the following:
- a CDS encoding GFA family protein, coding for MSLLTNTTASPKILGGCHCGKIRFRVSVRKYEALDCNCSICQKKGILHLIVPPEDFELLQGEDHLSTYTFNTGIAKHHFCKTCGIHPFYRPRSHPIDYDVNVRCLDGDAMSLFEIVPFDGKHWEENIQQIT
- a CDS encoding IS4 family transposase, which encodes MKEINLFREKLQQHLQWNRARLAFVSMFLIALMRVKTVNLAEIATGFSGYAKVESHYKRLQRFFRDFEVDYEKIALMVVKVMQIPEPWVISIDRTDWEFGKTVFNVLTLGIVHYGIAFPLVWMMLDKKGNSNTRERCELCNRFLEIFGDRKIDFLSADREFVGEDWLDYLLCEPCNRFRIRRKNTLLNDGQKKLRADICFQDLQVGQSKVLSKPRKVWNHWLRIAAMRLDDGDLLIVATTHDPDTAIADYAKRWAIETLFGCFKTRGFCLESTHLQDPERLSKLIALLTLALCWAFSSGLWLAQLNPLKPKKHGRLPKSIFRLGFDFLRHIIFDLHLNSQAFFNSIKFLSCT
- a CDS encoding DUF2059 domain-containing protein codes for the protein MLAIFSSAIYISTPAIANAENSQQAPTSTTVPIKSKKQLARELLVELGIGKQYDLSFWNSVDLAYGTGTRTKFSEWLQQMLAKAAGWKYVESQYVDRLEANFSAMELMELLDLAKRPLMKKLLRSQIQAYEETGEKRARLIFKVWEDYNSGKINVPPNLLKQ
- a CDS encoding HesB/IscA family protein, with protein sequence MITLTDAAIARVRNLQNQRATSAPLRLGIKQGGCSGLSYLMDFAEQLETDDNEYEYNGVKIVINNSNLPQLQGLELDYTEDLLGGGFRFRNPNASKSCSCGTSFATPKELGAPVACS